The Elaeis guineensis isolate ETL-2024a chromosome 14, EG11, whole genome shotgun sequence genome has a segment encoding these proteins:
- the LOC105057727 gene encoding protein N-terminal glutamine amidohydrolase, with the protein MADGGEVPEDQGSNRPPTPVSSAAPLPSPSTATGPFHLDISTFTHTPFYCEENIYLLCKKLCTIEVADPTGVDLFVVFISNEEKKVPLWYQKASKRIDGLVLWDYHVICIQGKSQRNREGNAHPLVWDLDSSLPFPFPLNQYFDEAIRPLLFLNSRYSRLFRVVHAPMFLHFFASDRGHMKDSQGNWISLPPNYGPIIAEDGTMNNLNEYLQMNAADVVTNLEDFIDGVYSSKYGVVVSERTLKDFFSQIYQ; encoded by the exons ATGGCCGACGGCGGAGAAGTTCCCGAGGACCAAGGCAGCAACCGCCCTCCAACTCCGGTCTCGTCCGCTGCCCCTCTTCCGTCTCCGTCGACGGCCACCGGCCCCTTCCACCTCGACATCTCCACTTTCACCCACACTCCTTTCTACTG TGAGGAGAATATCTATTTGCTTTGCAAGAAATTATGTACAATTGAGGTTGCtgatccaacaggggttgatctttttgtcGTGTTCATATCCAATGAAGAGAAAAAG GTTCCACTATGGTATCAGAAGGCTAGTAAAAGAATTGATGGACTGGTGTTGTGGGACTACCATGTGATCTGCATTCAG GGCAAGTCACAGAGAAACAGAGAAGGCAATGCTCATCCTCTGGTATGGGATTTGGATTCAAGTCTTCCTTTCCCTTTCCCTcttaaccaatattttgatgaaGCTATTCGCCCACTTTTGTTTCTCAATTCCAGATATAGCAG GCTTTTTCGGGTGGTTCATGCTCCCATGTTTCTTCATTTCTTTGCATCAGATAGAGGGCACATGAAGGATTCCCAAGGGAATTGGATTTCCTTGCCACCTAATTACGGACCTATCATCGCTGAAG ATGGAACCATGAATAATCTTAATGAGTACCTCCAAATGAATGCTGCAGACGTTGTGACAAACTTAGAGGACTTCATTGATGGTGTATACTCCAGCAAATATGGTGTGGTGGTAAGTGAAAGAACGCTGAAAGACTTCTTTTCtcaaatctatcagtga